In Brevibacillus brevis NBRC 100599, a single genomic region encodes these proteins:
- a CDS encoding methyl-accepting chemotaxis protein: MKLTVRRKLFLGFLAVLLLLVAVAGIGFSQISSIDSRYGRIIEDRIHKEMLSKDIIASVSERQKYARGYVIVGDGSYLTGYSKANDRYKELTAELFRLGMTSEGQKLVTEMNELHTQHEEIIDRVVALKQQNKVEEYTRLVRDECTPVGELFIQKAQEFVSLEQKLLEQDIVELERGIQSTKLLVVLLSALALLTGVGIAFMIGRAISHPVLLITQAAEQIAAGNLAQADISIKNRDEIGELARHFIQMKHNLQDLLERVSFHSQQVAASSEELIASSELTHQTAEHVSQSIQGIAAGAEQQVNDAENATQLAVSISQVMQQVSTSMEHAISSSVEANKTATEGNEVVAKSIEQMKEINERVSSSTEVVNMLGEKSKEVGSIVSIITEIASQTNLLALNAAIEAARAGEQGRGFAVVADEVRKLAEQSAQAASQIASIIGDIQRDTEKAIHVMSQGDVAVQEGVIMIEQAGVAFHKILGVVDEVSKRTQEMSGQINKANDGTVSVVEFIEGISHVSRMAAENTQSVVASVQEQTASMEQITTASSTLAEMAEELQHSIRKFQL, encoded by the coding sequence ATGAAGTTGACGGTAAGGAGAAAGCTTTTTTTAGGATTTTTGGCCGTGTTATTACTTTTAGTGGCAGTAGCAGGGATTGGTTTTTCTCAGATTTCTTCCATCGATTCCCGTTATGGGAGGATAATTGAAGACAGAATCCACAAGGAGATGTTGTCCAAGGACATTATTGCCAGTGTCAGTGAACGACAAAAGTATGCACGAGGATATGTCATTGTAGGCGATGGCAGCTACCTGACAGGGTACTCAAAAGCCAATGACCGTTATAAAGAGCTCACAGCAGAATTATTCCGTTTGGGCATGACATCTGAAGGGCAAAAGCTCGTTACAGAGATGAACGAGCTACATACCCAACACGAGGAAATTATTGATCGGGTCGTCGCATTAAAACAACAAAACAAGGTAGAAGAGTACACGCGCTTGGTCAGGGATGAATGTACGCCAGTCGGCGAATTGTTTATTCAAAAAGCCCAGGAATTTGTTTCTCTTGAACAGAAGCTATTGGAACAAGATATAGTGGAACTGGAAAGAGGCATTCAATCTACGAAGCTCCTGGTTGTCTTGCTTAGCGCGCTGGCGCTTCTCACAGGAGTCGGTATCGCCTTCATGATTGGACGTGCCATTTCTCATCCCGTTTTACTGATCACGCAGGCCGCAGAACAAATTGCCGCAGGGAACTTGGCACAAGCAGATATTTCGATCAAGAATCGTGACGAAATTGGCGAACTTGCCCGCCATTTTATCCAAATGAAGCACAATTTGCAAGATTTATTAGAACGAGTCTCCTTCCATTCACAACAAGTAGCCGCATCCTCCGAGGAATTGATAGCCAGCTCCGAACTAACACATCAGACAGCAGAGCACGTATCCCAATCGATCCAAGGTATTGCAGCAGGTGCTGAGCAGCAAGTAAATGATGCAGAGAATGCCACACAGCTTGCTGTGAGCATCTCGCAGGTTATGCAGCAAGTATCAACGAGCATGGAGCATGCGATCAGCTCATCCGTTGAAGCGAACAAAACAGCAACGGAAGGTAATGAAGTGGTTGCCAAATCAATCGAACAAATGAAAGAAATTAATGAAAGAGTGAGCTCTTCTACCGAAGTGGTCAATATGCTCGGCGAAAAATCAAAAGAAGTTGGCTCAATCGTTTCGATTATTACGGAAATCGCGAGTCAAACGAATTTATTGGCGTTGAACGCAGCGATTGAAGCGGCGAGAGCGGGAGAACAGGGAAGAGGCTTTGCGGTCGTCGCAGATGAAGTTCGCAAATTAGCAGAGCAATCCGCGCAAGCTGCTTCGCAGATCGCTTCCATCATTGGGGATATTCAAAGAGATACGGAAAAGGCGATTCACGTCATGAGTCAAGGGGACGTAGCTGTTCAAGAAGGAGTCATCATGATCGAACAAGCTGGGGTTGCCTTCCATAAAATTTTGGGGGTAGTAGACGAAGTCTCGAAAAGAACACAAGAAATGTCGGGACAAATCAATAAAGCCAATGACGGAACGGTTTCCGTTGTAGAATTTATAGAGGGAATTTCGCATGTTTCAAGAATGGCAGCGGAAAACACGCAAAGCGTAGTTGCTTCTGTACAAGAACAAACAGCTTCTATGGAACAGATTACAACCGCTTCTAGCACACTCGCCGAAATGGCAGAAGAGCTGCAGCATTCCATCCGGAAGTTTCAATTGTAA
- a CDS encoding thermonuclease family protein, with amino-acid sequence MRRFAMYLLVLTLLLTACGASGQPEANGEMDALIKRVVDGDTFELDSGEKVRMIGVDTPETVKPNHPVEPYGKEASNYSKELLTGKKVKLKFDVEPYDKYKRLLAYVYLEDGTFVNEKLVRDGYARIMTIPPNVAQAELFLAAEREAREQNRGLWALEEKQAEASKEKAKPKKQSNNNTVADTAPPEGKTIKGNINSKGEKIYHVPGSASYEQTNAETWFATEEEAQQAGFRAPKR; translated from the coding sequence ATGAGACGATTTGCTATGTATCTGCTCGTACTTACTCTTTTGCTAACGGCATGTGGAGCGTCCGGCCAACCAGAAGCTAACGGAGAGATGGATGCTCTGATCAAACGAGTGGTTGATGGCGATACATTCGAGCTGGATAGCGGAGAAAAAGTCCGTATGATTGGCGTAGATACCCCGGAGACAGTGAAACCCAACCATCCAGTCGAACCGTATGGGAAAGAAGCGAGCAATTACTCCAAAGAGCTTTTAACGGGCAAAAAGGTTAAGCTGAAGTTCGATGTCGAGCCCTATGACAAATACAAGCGTTTGCTTGCTTACGTATATTTGGAAGACGGCACCTTTGTCAATGAAAAGCTCGTTCGTGACGGCTACGCCCGAATCATGACAATCCCACCTAATGTAGCCCAAGCCGAGCTGTTCTTGGCAGCAGAGCGGGAGGCGCGGGAGCAGAATCGCGGATTGTGGGCTTTAGAAGAGAAGCAGGCAGAGGCTTCTAAGGAAAAAGCCAAGCCAAAAAAACAGTCCAATAATAATACCGTAGCAGATACTGCACCACCAGAAGGCAAGACGATCAAGGGCAATATCAATAGTAAGGGCGAGAAAATCTATCACGTTCCTGGCTCCGCTAGCTATGAGCAAACAAATGCGGAAACGTGGTTTGCGACGGAGGAAGAAGCGCAGCAAGCAGGTTTTCGAGCGCCAAAACGATAA
- a CDS encoding sensor domain-containing protein, which produces MFNHIRDVKYALSALEESSVISITDEKGIITYVNHNFCQLSKFNREELIGKSHNIVDSGFHPRNYFKSLWDTISRGKVWKGEMKNRGKDGTEYWLSMTLVPFMNDSGFLYQYVAIGTDITKRKLMEESLAKTMKDLHDIKNALDESSIVAITDDKGVITYVNDKFCEISRYEVDELVGNTHRVINSRYHSKSFFKLMWETIKQGRVWKGEVKNRAKDGTEYWMNTTIVPFLDDRGVPYQYVSIRTDITDRIEAETALAEALQNDFRRTVQNLQNCVFKIVTDQRGNITYTLCEGKIAEELGLTSERMLRKTSYEIFPYEVAEQMESYFRRAFAGESVTFELKLSGNDYYITLSPIEENGEIVEMVGSMIDITERKKAEETIRYMAHYDSLTNLPNRTLFHEKLAEAMLKAKQKDEKIGVMFIDLDRFKNINDTLGHSIGDVLLQAVANRLICCLRKEDSVSRLGGDEFAIFLTGVTHREAGEIAQRIITSMSESITLDHIEIFITPSIGISMYPDDGDDIEALLKHADAAMYLAKEQGKNNYQFFSEELHQVLAKKLQLERELRKALDEKQFTLHYQPKIHLQTGQIIGMEALIRWDHPDLGLIPPIQFIPIAEETGLIVPLGEWVMRTACQQTKAWQEAGFTQLAVAVNISLRQFMQNNLIEMITSILEETGLAPQYLELEITESMALNVDYTIRILNRLKALGVSISIDDFGTGYSSLSYLSQFPIDRLKIDQSFLRNLNPQNQAIIKTIIHMAHNMKIAVIAEGVETHEHVDFLKEQLCNEVQGYFYSKPLPTKEIDSFLQVNRYGESGSMV; this is translated from the coding sequence GTGTTTAATCATATCAGAGATGTAAAGTATGCATTATCTGCATTGGAAGAGTCATCTGTTATTTCGATAACAGATGAAAAAGGAATCATCACCTACGTCAATCACAACTTTTGTCAACTCTCCAAGTTTAATAGAGAGGAATTAATCGGAAAGAGCCATAACATCGTCGATTCCGGTTTCCACCCGCGAAACTATTTTAAATCGCTATGGGATACCATCAGCCGAGGAAAAGTATGGAAAGGTGAGATGAAAAACCGGGGAAAGGACGGGACGGAATATTGGCTTAGCATGACATTAGTTCCGTTCATGAACGATAGTGGATTCCTTTATCAGTATGTAGCAATCGGGACGGACATCACGAAACGAAAGCTGATGGAAGAGTCTCTTGCAAAAACGATGAAGGACTTGCACGATATCAAAAATGCACTGGATGAATCTTCGATTGTAGCGATTACAGACGACAAAGGCGTCATTACTTATGTAAATGACAAGTTTTGTGAAATCTCCAGATACGAAGTGGATGAATTAGTTGGAAATACACATCGGGTCATTAACTCTCGCTATCATTCCAAGTCGTTTTTTAAATTAATGTGGGAAACGATCAAGCAAGGACGTGTCTGGAAGGGCGAAGTGAAGAATCGCGCCAAAGATGGCACTGAATACTGGATGAATACGACCATCGTGCCATTTCTAGACGACCGGGGGGTTCCGTATCAATACGTTTCAATCCGTACGGACATTACCGACCGGATTGAAGCAGAGACAGCTTTGGCAGAAGCCTTGCAGAACGATTTTCGCAGGACGGTCCAAAACTTGCAAAACTGTGTGTTCAAGATCGTGACAGATCAGAGAGGGAACATCACGTATACCTTGTGTGAAGGGAAAATTGCCGAAGAGCTCGGGCTAACGTCTGAGAGGATGTTGAGAAAAACGTCGTATGAAATCTTTCCTTATGAGGTAGCGGAGCAAATGGAAAGCTATTTTCGCAGAGCATTTGCTGGCGAGTCTGTCACTTTCGAACTAAAGCTATCCGGAAATGATTATTACATTACGTTGTCACCTATTGAGGAAAACGGAGAAATCGTGGAAATGGTAGGCTCCATGATTGACATCACTGAGCGAAAAAAAGCGGAAGAAACGATTCGCTACATGGCCCACTACGATTCCTTAACCAACCTGCCTAATCGAACGCTTTTTCATGAAAAACTCGCAGAGGCAATGCTCAAAGCAAAACAAAAAGATGAGAAAATCGGCGTTATGTTCATCGATTTGGATCGATTTAAAAACATCAATGACACGCTTGGGCACTCCATTGGGGATGTCCTTTTACAAGCAGTAGCAAATCGTCTTATTTGTTGTTTGCGAAAAGAAGATTCTGTTTCTCGACTGGGTGGAGATGAGTTCGCCATTTTTCTCACTGGTGTCACACACAGGGAGGCTGGTGAAATTGCGCAACGAATCATCACGAGCATGTCCGAATCGATTACGTTAGACCATATCGAAATCTTTATCACACCAAGTATCGGCATCAGCATGTATCCGGATGATGGAGACGATATTGAAGCGCTACTGAAGCATGCAGACGCTGCCATGTATTTGGCAAAAGAGCAAGGGAAAAATAATTATCAATTTTTCTCGGAGGAGCTGCATCAGGTTTTAGCGAAAAAACTACAGCTTGAAAGAGAGCTGCGAAAAGCTTTGGATGAGAAACAGTTTACGCTGCACTACCAACCGAAGATTCATTTGCAGACGGGCCAGATTATTGGTATGGAGGCGCTGATTCGGTGGGACCATCCAGACCTTGGTCTCATCCCGCCTATTCAATTTATTCCGATCGCAGAAGAAACAGGCTTAATTGTACCGCTTGGAGAATGGGTAATGCGAACGGCTTGCCAACAGACAAAAGCGTGGCAGGAAGCAGGCTTTACACAGCTGGCTGTTGCGGTCAATATATCCTTACGCCAATTTATGCAAAACAATCTCATTGAGATGATTACCTCGATCCTTGAAGAAACAGGGTTAGCTCCGCAATACTTGGAGCTGGAAATCACGGAAAGCATGGCGCTAAACGTAGACTATACGATTCGGATTTTGAATCGCTTGAAAGCTCTCGGGGTTAGCATCAGTATCGATGATTTCGGGACGGGCTACAGTTCTTTGAGCTATCTGAGTCAATTCCCGATCGATCGGCTCAAAATCGACCAATCCTTTCTAAGGAATTTGAATCCACAGAATCAAGCGATTATTAAAACGATCATCCATATGGCACATAACATGAAAATTGCTGTTATTGCAGAGGGTGTAGAAACACATGAACACGTTGATTTTCTAAAGGAACAATTGTGTAATGAAGTCCAAGGGTACTTTTACAGTAAACCGCTGCCCACGAAAGAAATCGATTCCTTCTTGCAGGTAAATCGTTATGGTGAATCAGGCAGCATGGTTTAA